In Hyalangium gracile, the genomic window CGCCCCGGCCGGGCACCACCACTCCGTCCACGTGAGTACCCTGCGTGCCACACGAGGGGCTGCGCTCCTTGAGTACCGCCACGGTGGCTCCGAACCGCTGAGCCGCCTTCAAGGCCAGCTCCGCGCCGTAACGGAACTCCTTCGTCCGATCCTCCCCCGTGGCCGCTACGACGGCCTGGGCCCGACCCTCCAGCACCGCCTCGCCTGTACCTCCGCGCAGCTCCACCGCCGGCCGGGGAATACCGAGCCCCGCTCCCGTCTCCGGGCACATGGGCACCACCTCCTTGCCCTCCAGCGCCCGTATCACCGGACTCGAGCCCTTCGACTTCCCGTCGTACCGGCACGCCTCGCCTAGCAGGCACGCGCTCACCAGCACCACCCGGGCCTCGCGCAGCGCCGCCAGCCGCTCCTCGCGCGTGCGCTCCATCATCGCGGCGCTCCCGGGCTGCGCAGGCTCAGCTCGCCCACCGTGGGCTCGGCCTCCACCCGCGTGCGCGCCCCTTCCATCGTCACCTTGCCCGTCACCGCCAGCCGTACCGCCAGCGGGTAGAGCCGGTGCTCCTCCACGAGGATGCGCGCGCTCAGGCTCGCCTCGTCATCCCCCGGCAGCACCGGCACCGCCGCCTGCGCGATGATCGGCCCCGTGTCCGTCCCCGCGTCCACGAAGTGCACCGTGCACCCGGCGATCTTCACCCCGCGCTCCAGCGCCTGCCGCTGCGCGTGCAGCCCCGTGAATGCCGGCAGCAGGGAAGGGTGGATGTTCAGCACGCGCCCTGGAAACCCCGCCAGGAACTCCCCGCTCAGCAGCCGCATGAAGCCGGCCAGGCACACCCACTCCACGCCCGCCTTGCGCAGTTGCTCCCCGAGCGCCCGCTCGAAGTCCACCCGGGAGGCGAACGCCTTGTGATCCATCACCACCGCGGGCACTCGCGCCTTGCGCGCGCGCTCCAGCGCGAACGCCGTGGGCACGTTGGACACCACGCAGGCCACCTCGGCCGGGTAGTCCGCCTGCGCGCAGGCGTCCAGCAGCGCCTGCAGGTTGCTGCCGCTCCCGGAGACGAGCACGCCCAGCCGGGCCCGCCCCGCGCTCATGGCTCGATGACCGCCGTGGCCTCGCCCTGTCCCGACTCCACTCGCCCCACCTCCGTGGCCTTCACACCCCGAGCGTTCAACGTGCTCAGCGCCTGGGCCACATCCTCCTTCGCCACCACCACGATGAGCCCCAGCCCCATGTTGAAGGTGGAGAACATCTCGTCCCGCGCCACGCCGCCCAGCCGGGCAATCACGTCGAAGATGGGCGGCCGTGCCCACGCCTTCTCGCTCAGCACCGCCCGAGTCCCATCCGGCAGGCAGCGTGGCAGGTTGCCCGGAATCCCGCTCCCGGTGATGTGCGCCATCCCCTTCACCTTCACCGCCTTCATCAGCGCCAGCACATCCTTCACGTAGATGCGCGTGGGCTCCAGCAGCGCGTCCGCCAGCGGCCGATCCAGGCCCTCGGGCGTCTCCGTCAGCGCCAGCTTCCGGTCCTCCAGCAGCACCTTGCGCGCCAGCGAGTAGCCGTTCGAGTGCAGCCCCGACGAAGGCAGGCCGATGAGCGCATCGCCCGGCGCCACCGTCCGCCCGTCGATGATCTCCGAGCGCTCCACCACGCCCACGCAGAAGCCGGCCAGGTCGTACTCGCCCCGCGTGTAGAAACCCGGCATCTCCGCCGTCTCGCCGCCGAGCAGCGTGCACCCGGCCAGCTCGCAGCCCTGCGCGATGCCCTTCACCACGTTGGCCGCCGCGTCCACCTCCAGCCGCGAGGTGGCGAAGTAGTCCAGGAAGAACAGGGGCTCGGCGCCACAGGTGAGGATGTCGTTCACCGACATGGCCACCAGGTCGATGCCCACCGTGTCGTGCCGCCCCGCCAGGAAGGCCACCTTCAGCTTCGTGCCCACCCCGTCCGTGCCCGACACCAGCACCGGCTCGCGGTACTTGCCCGGCGGCAGGGCGAACAGCCCTCCGAAGCCACCCACTCCGGCCACCACCTCCGGACGCATCGTCCGCGCGGCATAGGGCTTGATCCGCTCGACGAACGCGTCGCCTGCCTCGATGTCCACTCCGGCCTGCTTGTAGGTCGTCACGGGCGGCCTTCTACCGGCAAGCCCCCGCCCTTGTCTCGCCCGCTGAAGCGGAGGTGTCGCGTTTGCGGCTACCATGGGGCCTCCCTTCCGGATGAAGACACTTCTCTCCCGCAACCGCTTCGAGGCCCTCGCCCTGGGGCTCGCCGTCCTGTTCTGCGCCCTGCACGTGTGGGTGGACGACTCCCCCGTCATCGGGAGCCGCGGGGACGGCCGACAGACTCCCTTGCTCGTCCGAGCGGTGCAGATCGCCGAGGGCCGCGCCACGGACCTCCAGTTCGCCCTCCGGGGCCCGCGTCCCGCCCACCCGGATGTCGTCGTCGTGGCCGTGGACGAGCGGAGCGCCCAGCGCTACGGGCTCTGGCCCTGGCCGAGGGACCTGGTGGCCAAGGCCATCGACCGCCTGCGCGAGGCCGGGGCGGGAGCGGTGGGGCTGGACATGATCTTCGCCGACGAGGTCGCCGACGGCCGCGCCCAGGCCTACCAGGGTGCCCTCGAGGAGCTCGAGCGGGCGTTACAGCAGGCCCCCGAGAGCGCCTCCGCCCTCGACGCCTACCGGGACGAGCTGCGCCGCCGGGCCGCCATCAGCGCGGACGCCATGCTGGCTGCGGCGCTCGCCCGCTCCCCGCAGGTGGTCCAGGGCGTCATCGCCTATCCCGACACGGACCGGGAGCAGTTCGCCAGCAAGGCCGAGGAGTGGAAGCAGCAGCTCGAGTCCCACCTCATCCGCGAGTTCCGAGGGGAGATCCTCCGGAGCTCGCCCGACGGCAAGGTCCAGACGCCGCCGCTGGAGGTGGACCTCTCCCGGCTCCAGAGCTGGACCATGGAGTCCGCCCAGCTCCCGCTGCCCCTGTTCGTCAAGGCCAGCGAGCGCCTGGGCTTCTTCAACATGGCCGCGGATCCGGACGGCACCCTGCGGCGCGTGCCGCTCTTCGCCCTGCTCCAGGGCCCCAAGGGGCTGATCCCCTCGCTGGAACTCCAGACTGCGGCCGCCTACCTGGGCTCCGAGGTGGAGGCGGTGGTCGTCCCCTCGGAGCACCTCGTCACAGGTGCCCGCCTGCGCCGGCCGGACGGCAAGGTGCTGCCCCTGCGCGTGCCCCTGCTGGAGGACGAGCCCTTCATGCTCATCAACTACCCGGGGCCCTCCAGCAGCTTCACCACCCTGAGCCTGTCCGACGTGGTGGACGGCTCCTTCGCGCCCGAGGCGGTGCGCGGCAAGGCGGTGCTCGTCGGCGTCACGCTGGTGGGCAACTTCGACCAGCGCGTCACCCCCTTCAGCGAGATCGAGCCCGGCGTCTTCGTCCACGCCGCCACGCTCTCCAACATGCTCGCCCAGGACTTCCTCACGCGGCCGTCGGAGGCGCAGCCGCTGGAGCTGCTGTTCATGTTCGGCGCCGCCGTGCTGCTGGCCCGCCTGCTGCCCCGCGTGCGCTTCGCCTGGAAGCTGGGGGCCATCACGCTCCTGGTGGCCGCCTGGCTCACCGTGGATCAGCTCCTCTTCACCCGGGGCATCCAGGTGGCCACCGTGCTGCCGCTGACCAGCCTGGTCACCTCCGCCTTCGCCGTCATCTTCCTGGGCTACTTCTCCGTGGACGCGGAGAAGGCCCGCCTGCGCGACACCTTCCAGCACTACCTGGACGCCAGCGTCATGGAGCAGGTGCTCCAGCACCCCGAGAAGCTCAAGCTGGGCGGCGAGCGCAAGGAGCTCACCGTCCTCTTCTCGGACATCCGCGGCTTCACCTCCATCTCGGAGCGCCTGTCTCCCGAGCAGCTCGTCGCCTTCATCAACGAGTACCTCACCCCCATGACGGGCGTCGTCTTCGAGAACGGGGGCACGCTCGACAAGTACATCGGCGACGCCATCATGGCCTTCTGGGGCGCGCCCGTGGATCAGCCGGACCACGCCCTGCGCGCCTGCGCCACCGCCCTGGGCTTCCTGGAGAAGCTGGGCCCGCTGCGCTCCCGCTGGCGCGCCGCCGGCCTGCCCGAGGTGGACATCGGCGTGGGCATCAACACCGGCCTCATGAACGTGGGCCACATGGGCACGCAGAACCGCTTCAACTACACCGTCATGGGTGACGCGGTGAACCTGGCCTCCCGCCTCGAGGGCCTCACCAAGGCCTATGACACCCGGATCCTGATCTCCGCCGGCACCTACGCCCAGACGAAGGGCCACGTCACCGCCCGCCGCCTGGGCGTGGTGCGCGTCAAGGGCAAGCGCGAGCCCACCGACATCTACGAATTGCGCGCCATGGGGGCCCCCGCTGGCAGGGACGCCGACGCCATCCAGGCCTTCGAGGCCGGCGTGGCGCGCTTCCTCTCCCGGGACTTTCCCGAGGCCGAGGCCCACTTCCGCCAGGTGCTCGCCCTCTGGCCCGAGGACGCCCCCAGCCTCCGCTACCTGGAGGAGATCAATACGCTCAAGTGGAATCGTCCCGGACCGGACTGGGATGGGGTGTTCACCGCGACCACGAAGTAGGCCCCCCGGGAGCAGGGCGTCAGAAAGCCCCTCGAAATTTGACCCCGGGGGTGGGGACTGGTTGACTCGGTCTCCAGATGGGCGCCGAGGAAACCCTCTTTCAACGTTTCGGCAAGGAGTTTGCCAAGGGCACGGTCCTCTTCCAGGAGGGAGAGCCGGGCAAGGACATGTTCGTCCTTCAGTCCGGGAAGATCTCCATCTCCAAGAAGGTACGGGACGTGGAGAAGGTGCTCGCCGTGCTCGGGCCCGGCGAGTTCTTCGGGGAGATGGCCATCATCTCCAACAAGCCCCGCAACGCCACCGCCACGGTGATGGAGGACGCCAAGCTCCTCGTCATCGATCCCAAGACGTTCGAGGCGATGATCCGCGGCAACGCCGAGATCGCCGTGCGGATGATCAAGAAGCTGGCTGAGCGTCTGTCCGAGGCCGACGCCCAGATCGAGAACCTGCTGCTGTCCGATCCCGCCAGCCGCGTGGTCCACCAGGTGCTCCAGGTCTGCCAGACGCGCGGCCGGCCCATGGAAGAGGGCATCGAGGTGGACTTCCCCGTCCGCGAGCTCCCTCGCCTGATCGGTGTGGGTGAACCTGCCATCCGCCACATGCTCGATCGCCTGGAGCGCGCCGGGCTCATCGAGCGCAGCGGTGACAGACTGACCGTGTATGACACGGCGAGGCTGCACGACTTTCTGCAGTACCTCGAGATGAAGTGGAAGTTCGGAGACCTCTAGTGTGAAGCTGCAAGTCCTCGGCTGTCACGGTGGCGAGCTGCCCTCGTGCCGGACCACATGCTTCCTCGTGGACGACGTGCTCGCGCTGGACGCGGGGGCGCTCACGAGCACGCTCACGCTCGATCAGCTCTGCAGGGTGGACGACATCCTCGTTGGCCACAGCCACTTCGACCACATCAAGGACTTGCCGCTGTTGGCCGACCTGGTGATCGGCCGGCGGGACCGCCCCGTCACCATCCACGCCTCGCGCGAGTGCGCCCGGTCGCTGCGCGAGTACATGTTCAACAACTCGCTCTGGCCGGACTTCACCGCCATTCCCACCAAGAAGAACCCGGTGCTGCGCATCAAGGCGTTCCGCGCCGGCAGCACCTTCCAGGTGGGCCGCTACAGCGTGCAGTCCATCCCGGTGAGCCACCCGGTGGAGTCCTGCGGCTTCGTCATCTCCAACGGCCAGTCCTCCATGGCCATGAGCGGCGACACGGGGCCCACCGACAAGCTGTGGCAGGTGCTCAACGGGGTGAAGAACCTCAAGGCGCTGCTGCTGGAGACCAGCTTCCCCAACGCGCTGCAGGAGCTGGCGGACCTGTCCGGCCACCTCACGCCCCGCACCGTGCAGCAGGAGCTGGCCAAGTTCGAGCGCAACGGCACCAGCGTGCTGCTCTACCACCTCAAGCCGGCCTTCGTGAGCCAGCTCAAGCGCGAGCTGTCCGGACTCCCAGTGGAAATCCTGGAGCTGGGCGACACCTTCGAGTTCTGAGCTTGACGGGCTGCGTCGTAGCCGGGGGTTGACGGACGCCCCCAGGCGGATTAACCCCGCGCCTCCCATGGCCTGGTTCTCCAAGAAGCCCCGTATCTCCACCCGCCAGGAGCCCACCGCTGAAGAACAGCCCTCGCGCATGCAGGGCTTGTGGGCCAAGTGCGAGAGCTGTGACGAGATCATCTACCGGCAGGAGCTGGAGAAGAACTGGATGGTGTGCCCGCACTGCGAGCACCACCACCCGTGGACGGCGCGCGCCCGGCTGGGCGGCCTGCTGGATCCGGACAGCTTCGAGGAGTTCGACAAGGAGCTGGAGCCGCAGGATCCGCTCGGGTTCGCCGACTCGAAGAAGTACAAGGACCGGCTCAAGTCCACGCGCAAGAACCTGGGAGAGAACGACGCGTTCATCTCCGGGGTGGGCCGCATCGAGGGCCACCAGGTGTCGGTGGGCTGCTTCGTGTTCGAGTTCATGGGCGGCTCCATGGGCTCGGTGGTGGGCGAGAAGGTGACGCGCGTGTTCGAGCGCGCGTACGAGCTGAAGTGCTCGGCGCTGATCTTCTCGGCCTCCGGCGGCGCGCGCATGCAGGAGGGCATCTTCTCGCTGATGCAGATGGCGAAGACGTCCGCGGCCATCGCGCGGTTCCGCACCGGCAACAAGCCCTACGTCTCGGTGATGCTGCACCCGACGACGGGCGGCGTGGCGGCCTCGTTCGCCTGGCTGGGGGACATCATCCTGGCCGAGCCCAAGGCGCTCATCGGCTTCGCGGGCCCGCGCGTCATCGAGCAGACGATCCGCCAGAAGCTCCCGGAGGGCTTCCAGCGCTCGGAGTTCCTGCTGGAGCACGGGATGATCGACGCCATCGTCCCGCGCAAGGAATTGCGGACGAAGCTGGGGCAGGTCCTCGGCCTGCTGGGCTGAGCCCGCTCCTCTCTCCAAGAACCTGGGAAAGCGCTGCCCTGAGGGACGGGGTTGGCGCCCGGTGCCGTGCACGCGGCTCGTCTTCCGGTGCCAGCGCTCCAGGGCAGCTTGGAACCCGAGCGATCCCTCCCCACTGTCTGGCCGCCAATCGGGGGAAGCGCTGCGCGACGTTTCCCACCCGACGAGGCAGGGCGAGCCGGGTGGGGGGAATGTGCCAGCGCTTGGGGGAGGAGAACCGATGGCGCAAGGAGTGATCGGAGAAGTTCTTCCGGGGGCCGATCGTCCAGGCGATCCGTGGGATGGGAGTCCACGGTGGTCGCCCCACTTCCGCTCGCTGTACGTCCTGGTGCTGGACGGGGCGATCACGGTGGGGGCCCTCTTCTGCGCGGCGCTGGTGCGCTTCGATGGGACGATGCCCGCGCAGTGGCAGGCGGCGCTCGAGCAGCGGTTGCCGTTGCTGCTCGCGCTGCGCCTGGCCGCGGTGATCGGGTTCGGGCTGCACCGCTGGTCCTTCCGCAGCTCGGGGCTGAGCGAGGCGGGGCGGCTCGTCATGGCCAACGCCCTGGCCACGGTGGCGTTCGAGGCCAGCCGGTCCTTCTTCCACTTCGAGCCCCTGCCGCGCTCGGTGATCGCGCTGGAGTTCTTCTTCACCACGACGCTGATGGGCGTCTACCGGTTCGCCCCGCGGATGGCGCGGCAGTGGTACCTGGATCAGCGGCGCTCGCGGGCGCGCGGCGCGCGGCGGACGATCATCGTCGGGGCGGGCAGCGCGGGAGATCTGCTGCTGCGCGATCTGCTGAGCACGCCGGAGGGCCCGTGGCACGTCATCGGGCTGGTGGACGACGATCCGGGCAAGCGCGGCACGTTCCTCAACGGCAAGCCGGTGCTCGGGTCCATCGAGGCGCTGCCGGAGCTGGTGACGAAGCACCGCGTGAGCCAGGTGCTGATCGCCATCCCCCGCCTGTCCCCCGAGCGCATCCGGCACATCCTGGGCCTGTGCAAGCACCAGAGCGTGAGCTTCAAGATCATCCCCGCCTCGTTCGCGTGGCTCGATCAGAAGATCACCGCGGCGATGCTGCACGATCTCAGCCCGGAGCACCTGCTGCCCCGGGACGCCATCGCGTTCGACCAGGAGGAGATGCACAAGCTGGTCGCGGGGCGCCGCATCCTCGTCACCGGAGGAGCGGGCTCCATCGGCAGTGAGATCGCGCGCCAGGTGGCGGGGCACGCGCCCGCCTCGCTCGTGCTGCTGGACATCAACGAGAACGAGCTCTACCTGCTGGTGCGCCAGCTCCAGGAGCGCCACCCGCAGCTGAAGGTGAGCTCCATCGTGGCGGACATCCGGGACCTGGACCGGCTGATGCGGGTGGGCCTGGAGCACCGGCCGCAGTACGTGTTCCACGCGGCGGCGCACAAGCACGTGCCGCTGATGGAGGACTCGCCCGAGGAGGCCATCAAGAACAACGTCTTCGGGACCCAGAACGTGGCGCTGATGGCGGACGCCTGTGGCGCGGAGCGCTTCGTGCTCATCTCCACGGACAAGGCGGTCCATCCCAGCTCGGTGATGGGGGCGTCCAAGCGGCTGGCGGAGATGGTCATCCGTGACATCGCGAGCCACTCGCGCACGGCCTTCACGGCGGTCCGCTTCGGCAACGTGCTCGGCTCGGCCGGCAGCGTGGTGCCCCTGTTCAAGCAGCAGATCCAGCGCGGCGGGCCCGTCACGGTGACGCACCCGGACTGCACCCGCTACTTCATGACGATCCCCGAGGCGGTGGGGCTCGTGGTGATGGCGGGGCTGGGGGGCTACGGGGAGCTGTGCATCCTCGACATGGGGGCGCCGGTGCGCATCGCCGAGCTCGCCGCGAACATGATCACCATGGCGGGCATGGTGGTGGGCAAGGACATCGCCATCGTCTACACGGGGCTGCGTCCCGGGGAGAAGCTCGAGGAGACGCTGCTGAGCGAGGAGGAGGAGCGCACCCACCAGGTGCGCAACCGCATCAAGGTGGCCCAGAGCCCGGCGCCGCCGCCGGACTTCCACGAGCGGCTCGAGCGGCTGGGGCGGGCCGCGCGCGCCGGTGACGTGCTGGGCGTGAAGCTCGCGCTCTGCGGCCTCATCCCGACGTACACCCCGTCGAAGCTCGGCGGTGCGGTCCCCGTGGCGGACCAGACCTCGAGCGCTCAGTTCCGGGTCGTGCAGTAGGCCGGAGCCCGGAGCCGGCTCCAGACGGGCGGAGCCTGGAGCCCACGGCAGGGGGCCGGGGGGGCCCCGGAAGGGCAAGCGTCATGCGTCGTACGCGAGGTTGGGTCACCGTCATCATGCGACTGACGGTGCTGGTGGCGGGAGCTGCATCCGGGCAGGAGGCGGTCGGAGCGGGAGAGAAGACGCTGCAGGAAGTGCGCTGTGGTGACACGATCACCCGGAGCACCCGGCTCACCCGAGATCTCGAGTGTCCAGGTACACCCGTGCCCGCGCGGCGGGTCGCCAGCGCGGGTGTCGTCCGCGATCTCGGTGGCTATACCGTGCGCCGAACCGGGGAGGACACGTTCGGCACGGAGGGCATCGCCGTCGAGGCCGACAGCACGGTGAGGAACGGGACGATCCGAGGGTTCGGCCTGGGGTACGTGCTCGACGGCGGCAGCCACGTGACGCTGTCCCGGCTCACGTTCATCGACAACACGGTGGCCGCCTGAAGCATGGGAGGGTGCCTCGGTCCGCGCTCAGCGGCGAGGCACCCGGTAGGCCGGGAAGTAGTTGTCGGCGGTGTGGGTCTCCGCGAGACGGGAGTACACCGCCGGCTCGCAGATGATCTCGTGGGTGCGGAGGCGGAAGCTCGCGTTGGAGAAGCCCCGCTTGAAGTCCTCGAGGCCGTCCCCCGGCTGGATGCCTCCCCCCAGGTTGAGGGGGAGCCCGAGCTGGGAGGAGAGCTCGGTCAGCGCCACGAAGACGTTCTTGGCGGGGGAGCGGGCCAGGTCCGCGTTCGCCGTACCGCCCAGGTAGTAGTGCAGCACGCCGTCGCTGGCGACGCCGATCGCCGCGGAGGCGATGTGGCCCTCCGGCGCGCGAGTCATCGCCAGCCAGGCGGCGGGGGAGCAGAGCAGGCTCTCGAAGTACGCGTCCGAGAAGAAGTACCGGGAGCTCGCCTCGTCGCGGACCATGGTCTGCCGGTAGAGCTCCTTGAAGCACTCGCGCTCCTCGAGCGAGGCCTCGAGCACCGGGCGGCAGGTGTTCACGAAGCCCAGGCGGAAGTTGCGTCGCAGGTGCCGGCGGTGCGTCTCCCGGAAGGTGATGGGGCGGCGGGAGTCGATGAAGAACACCTCGTTGCGCTCCGTGCCCTCCGCGAAGCAGCGGGGGCCCATGATGCGGTCGCGCACGAAGATGCTGACCAGCTCGGTGCCCTTCCAGTCCACCGCGTGCTTGGGCACCTCGCGCAGCCGGTCCATCACCCCACCGGGATAGCCATAGGGGGAGACGGCGTCGCGATAGGGCGTGCCCGGGATGGGCCGGACGATGAGCGGGAGGAACAGCGCGCCCTCCGGGCCGCCGTCGATGATGAGGGTGTGCGTGACGCCCTCCGCGCGCAGGTGGTGCTCCGAGCGGAAGTAGTCCGTGGACAGCGCCAGCTTGCCTTCATCGGGGCTCAGGATGGCCCTCAAGTGCGTCGTCACCATGTCCGCAGCTCTCTCCGTTCCCATCGCAAGATCACCGTCCGGACAAGCGCCCGGTTACGCACCGAGGCCGCGCTCGGCGTGGGGCTTCATCCGGGCCGCGGGGCACGGTAGGCGGGGAAGTAGTCCGTTCGCGCTCGCTCCGCCGACAGCCGCTCATACGTCTCTGGATCGCAGATGAGCTCGTGCGTGTAGAAGCGGGAGGTCGCGTTGGCGAAGCCCCGCTTGAACTTCTCGATGCCATCTCCCGGGTGAACGCCTCCTCCCAGGTGCACCGGAGCCTTGAGCTTCGCGGAGAGCTCGACCATCACCGGGATGTCATTCTTGGCCGGCGACTGCGCGAGGTACGGATCCGAGGTCCCTCCGATGTAGTTGTGCAGGTAGCCGTCGCTGAGGACGGCGATGGCCGAGGAGGCGACCTGGCCATCCGGAGCGCGGGTCGTCACCAGCCAGGCGACGGGGGAGGAGAACGCCTCCGCGAACCACGTGTCCGAGAAGTAGTACCGGGCGGTCGCCTCGTTGCGGGCCATGGTCTGCCGGTAGACGCGCTTGAGCTCCTCGCGCTGCTCGGGCGAGGACTCCGGCGCGGGG contains:
- a CDS encoding DUF523 domain-containing protein, which produces MMERTREERLAALREARVVLVSACLLGEACRYDGKSKGSSPVIRALEGKEVVPMCPETGAGLGIPRPAVELRGGTGEAVLEGRAQAVVAATGEDRTKEFRYGAELALKAAQRFGATVAVLKERSPSCGTQGTHVDGVVVPGRGVAAALLHSAGIIVISDEEL
- the purN gene encoding phosphoribosylglycinamide formyltransferase — encoded protein: MSAGRARLGVLVSGSGSNLQALLDACAQADYPAEVACVVSNVPTAFALERARKARVPAVVMDHKAFASRVDFERALGEQLRKAGVEWVCLAGFMRLLSGEFLAGFPGRVLNIHPSLLPAFTGLHAQRQALERGVKIAGCTVHFVDAGTDTGPIIAQAAVPVLPGDDEASLSARILVEEHRLYPLAVRLAVTGKVTMEGARTRVEAEPTVGELSLRSPGAPR
- the purM gene encoding phosphoribosylformylglycinamidine cyclo-ligase; this encodes MTTYKQAGVDIEAGDAFVERIKPYAARTMRPEVVAGVGGFGGLFALPPGKYREPVLVSGTDGVGTKLKVAFLAGRHDTVGIDLVAMSVNDILTCGAEPLFFLDYFATSRLEVDAAANVVKGIAQGCELAGCTLLGGETAEMPGFYTRGEYDLAGFCVGVVERSEIIDGRTVAPGDALIGLPSSGLHSNGYSLARKVLLEDRKLALTETPEGLDRPLADALLEPTRIYVKDVLALMKAVKVKGMAHITGSGIPGNLPRCLPDGTRAVLSEKAWARPPIFDVIARLGGVARDEMFSTFNMGLGLIVVVAKEDVAQALSTLNARGVKATEVGRVESGQGEATAVIEP
- a CDS encoding CHASE2 domain-containing protein, producing the protein MKTLLSRNRFEALALGLAVLFCALHVWVDDSPVIGSRGDGRQTPLLVRAVQIAEGRATDLQFALRGPRPAHPDVVVVAVDERSAQRYGLWPWPRDLVAKAIDRLREAGAGAVGLDMIFADEVADGRAQAYQGALEELERALQQAPESASALDAYRDELRRRAAISADAMLAAALARSPQVVQGVIAYPDTDREQFASKAEEWKQQLESHLIREFRGEILRSSPDGKVQTPPLEVDLSRLQSWTMESAQLPLPLFVKASERLGFFNMAADPDGTLRRVPLFALLQGPKGLIPSLELQTAAAYLGSEVEAVVVPSEHLVTGARLRRPDGKVLPLRVPLLEDEPFMLINYPGPSSSFTTLSLSDVVDGSFAPEAVRGKAVLVGVTLVGNFDQRVTPFSEIEPGVFVHAATLSNMLAQDFLTRPSEAQPLELLFMFGAAVLLARLLPRVRFAWKLGAITLLVAAWLTVDQLLFTRGIQVATVLPLTSLVTSAFAVIFLGYFSVDAEKARLRDTFQHYLDASVMEQVLQHPEKLKLGGERKELTVLFSDIRGFTSISERLSPEQLVAFINEYLTPMTGVVFENGGTLDKYIGDAIMAFWGAPVDQPDHALRACATALGFLEKLGPLRSRWRAAGLPEVDIGVGINTGLMNVGHMGTQNRFNYTVMGDAVNLASRLEGLTKAYDTRILISAGTYAQTKGHVTARRLGVVRVKGKREPTDIYELRAMGAPAGRDADAIQAFEAGVARFLSRDFPEAEAHFRQVLALWPEDAPSLRYLEEINTLKWNRPGPDWDGVFTATTK
- a CDS encoding Crp/Fnr family transcriptional regulator — protein: MGAEETLFQRFGKEFAKGTVLFQEGEPGKDMFVLQSGKISISKKVRDVEKVLAVLGPGEFFGEMAIISNKPRNATATVMEDAKLLVIDPKTFEAMIRGNAEIAVRMIKKLAERLSEADAQIENLLLSDPASRVVHQVLQVCQTRGRPMEEGIEVDFPVRELPRLIGVGEPAIRHMLDRLERAGLIERSGDRLTVYDTARLHDFLQYLEMKWKFGDL
- a CDS encoding MBL fold metallo-hydrolase, whose amino-acid sequence is MKLQVLGCHGGELPSCRTTCFLVDDVLALDAGALTSTLTLDQLCRVDDILVGHSHFDHIKDLPLLADLVIGRRDRPVTIHASRECARSLREYMFNNSLWPDFTAIPTKKNPVLRIKAFRAGSTFQVGRYSVQSIPVSHPVESCGFVISNGQSSMAMSGDTGPTDKLWQVLNGVKNLKALLLETSFPNALQELADLSGHLTPRTVQQELAKFERNGTSVLLYHLKPAFVSQLKRELSGLPVEILELGDTFEF
- the accD gene encoding acetyl-CoA carboxylase, carboxyltransferase subunit beta, producing the protein MAWFSKKPRISTRQEPTAEEQPSRMQGLWAKCESCDEIIYRQELEKNWMVCPHCEHHHPWTARARLGGLLDPDSFEEFDKELEPQDPLGFADSKKYKDRLKSTRKNLGENDAFISGVGRIEGHQVSVGCFVFEFMGGSMGSVVGEKVTRVFERAYELKCSALIFSASGGARMQEGIFSLMQMAKTSAAIARFRTGNKPYVSVMLHPTTGGVAASFAWLGDIILAEPKALIGFAGPRVIEQTIRQKLPEGFQRSEFLLEHGMIDAIVPRKELRTKLGQVLGLLG
- a CDS encoding nucleoside-diphosphate sugar epimerase/dehydratase, with product MAQGVIGEVLPGADRPGDPWDGSPRWSPHFRSLYVLVLDGAITVGALFCAALVRFDGTMPAQWQAALEQRLPLLLALRLAAVIGFGLHRWSFRSSGLSEAGRLVMANALATVAFEASRSFFHFEPLPRSVIALEFFFTTTLMGVYRFAPRMARQWYLDQRRSRARGARRTIIVGAGSAGDLLLRDLLSTPEGPWHVIGLVDDDPGKRGTFLNGKPVLGSIEALPELVTKHRVSQVLIAIPRLSPERIRHILGLCKHQSVSFKIIPASFAWLDQKITAAMLHDLSPEHLLPRDAIAFDQEEMHKLVAGRRILVTGGAGSIGSEIARQVAGHAPASLVLLDINENELYLLVRQLQERHPQLKVSSIVADIRDLDRLMRVGLEHRPQYVFHAAAHKHVPLMEDSPEEAIKNNVFGTQNVALMADACGAERFVLISTDKAVHPSSVMGASKRLAEMVIRDIASHSRTAFTAVRFGNVLGSAGSVVPLFKQQIQRGGPVTVTHPDCTRYFMTIPEAVGLVVMAGLGGYGELCILDMGAPVRIAELAANMITMAGMVVGKDIAIVYTGLRPGEKLEETLLSEEEERTHQVRNRIKVAQSPAPPPDFHERLERLGRAARAGDVLGVKLALCGLIPTYTPSKLGGAVPVADQTSSAQFRVVQ
- a CDS encoding GNAT family N-acetyltransferase; translated protein: MVTTHLRAILSPDEGKLALSTDYFRSEHHLRAEGVTHTLIIDGGPEGALFLPLIVRPIPGTPYRDAVSPYGYPGGVMDRLREVPKHAVDWKGTELVSIFVRDRIMGPRCFAEGTERNEVFFIDSRRPITFRETHRRHLRRNFRLGFVNTCRPVLEASLEERECFKELYRQTMVRDEASSRYFFSDAYFESLLCSPAAWLAMTRAPEGHIASAAIGVASDGVLHYYLGGTANADLARSPAKNVFVALTELSSQLGLPLNLGGGIQPGDGLEDFKRGFSNASFRLRTHEIICEPAVYSRLAETHTADNYFPAYRVPRR
- a CDS encoding GNAT family N-acetyltransferase, which translates into the protein MSTTPMRALLVPDAGRSARSEDYFRSEHHLRAEGVTHTLVIDGGPEGTLRIPLVVRPIEGTPYRDAISPYGFPGGVLDGLREVPKHAVDWTATELVSIFVRDRIGGPCCFAGGTARIEVSLIDSSLPVKFRKDHGADIRRNARLGYETTYCPAPESSPEQREELKRVYRQTMARNEATARYYFSDTWFAEAFSSPVAWLVTTRAPDGQVASSAIAVLSDGYLHNYIGGTSDPYLAQSPAKNDIPVMVELSAKLKAPVHLGGGVHPGDGIEKFKRGFANATSRFYTHELICDPETYERLSAERARTDYFPAYRAPRPG